In Acidobacteriota bacterium, the genomic window CTTCGGTCAGCATCAACGTTCCCGAAGGAAAGACAAAGCTAGCCAGCGTCTGCCGGTTGGGTTTGGCACGATTCTCCTTCCAGTGAAAGCGGCCGGCAATCATCAAGTGAATGATCAGAAAGAGTTCGTCTTCGAGGCCAAACACGATTCGCTTTCCAAGCCGGCGGAGATTGGTAACTTTTTTTCCTGTTGCCTGGTCCAGGGGTGGATCCACGGAACGGAGAACAAATGGACTTGAAAGGCGAATGTCCTGGATTGGCTGGTTTAGGACTCTGGGTTCGAGCGCTTCGATGTAAGCGACTATGTCAGGCAGTTCAGGCACGAGAGTATTTTAGCAGAGGGCGCGAGCAAGCCATTATCTGACCTGGCTCACTCCAGCGGAGTGACATGTTTATAGAACGCGAGTTGGTGAGTTATGCCGTAGCTCGTCAGGAGCGACCTGTTATCTGAGACCGAAAGGCTAAGGTCGCTCCTCCGGAGTTGGGACGAATCGTCTGCGTCGTGTTCATAGAACAGGTCACTCCTCTGGAGTGACCATCCATCAAACTGCCTTGGTGGTATTATGGTCTTTTCACGGGAGAATCTCAGCAGTTTTAGTTCTGTTAGGAGCGACCGATGATTAACACGACGGCTGTACTTGTACTGATGTTGGTCCTGTCAGGCTCCCCGATGGCTGGCGACGACCCTGAAGCTGTTGTAAGAGCGTTCGTCGTCGCGGCCTACTCCCACGATGCAACACAGTTCAATGCTTTGACCTTCCCGGCCAGCGGCGCCAGCGTGCTCTTAGGCAAGGAGCAGGTCTCCAAAGAGAGGCTCAAGGAGATAGAGACTGCGGCAAAGGCGCTCCAGCCAAAGCAGCTTCAGCCGTTTCGACAACGAGGCGTTGTCGTCACCCCTGGACCGGGCGGGGCGTATCCGGAGGGGACCACGACTCGTTATAAGACTTCCTTCGAGACCGACCACACCGTGATAAGCCTGGTGAAGAAGGAAGGCCGCTGGCTTGTTGACGTGCGCTGGTGGCTCAAGCTCAGGGAGATGTCGTTGCGGGATGAGAAAACCCGGCCGGACGAGAAAGAGTTAGTCATCAAGAAATTCTTCCTGAATCTCTTGCGTCTGAATCGACGCGCGGTCAGTGAGAGTCTCGTTCCCGCCGCTGACATCGACATCGCTTTTGAGGGCGCCCCCCGGGTCCCCGAACCGTCTGATGTGCTCCCCTCGCTTGCGATCGAGATGCCGTTAGTGGAGGCGGAAGCGGACGAAGTCTACCTGCTCTTGTCGGGCAGGCTGGTGAAGAAGAGCGCTACGGGAGATGAAGTCGTGATGGTCGGGCTGTATGGTCCATTCGAGATGGTGTTTCAGCTTCGGAGAGTGAAAGGCGAATGGCGCATAGTTCCCGAACCGTATTACCGGATTATCAACCGATAGTCTCGCAAGTCCCGAGTCCCGACGAAACGCTATTACGCTCAAGAGGCTGGGGATGCGTGATGTGACCATTATCAAAGCGTTCCGAGCCAAAGCCCTGAGGCGAGAACCTTTCCCAAATATCTTCTGAAGCTCGCTCTCGTTCCAACCTATGCGAACTGCCGGCGATCTCTCGATGCAAGGCAATGCCAACTAGCCGAATAGGATTACAGCTACACCGCTCTTCCGCGCCGGGCCGACTTCGAGCCGGCCGCGCACGACTTCCAATGCTGGTGATCTTGGACTGCTGCTCGGAAAGTGACACTTACGAATTTGTCAGTCCGAGTAGGTCTAATTCGGAGGTAAGATCGTGGCTCAGTGTTTCGCCGATCTTACGGGCCACATTCTCTACTTGCTCGCGATTGACGGTCCTCTCCGGGTCCTCCAAAACGCCCCGGCGAGGAATGTTCAATGTGATTTTTTCGCGTGATGAATCGACCGAGTAGATCACATCAAACCCATCCGGTTTTTCGAGTATCCGATACTTGCGAACGTGATGCATTGTAGTAAGTCCTCCTGTCTAGATTATGAAAAGCACAAAGAGAGCGGCTTGATAGGCTATGCTGATTCCGAGAAAGGTGAAGGCTAAAACTTGGCAGTCGGCTCCTCTCTTGCCCTTTGACTCCCAACTCGCCTGCGTGTCAGGGTCGAGTTCGGTATACAACTTACGATCAAAATATGCGCTAAGATTGAGCGCATTTAGGCCAACATCATAGTGCATTGATAGTAGGGAAAAAGCGACTGTAATCAGCGCTGCGACTGCCGCAACGATTAGACAAACTTTGCGCTCCGGAAAACTTGCGATCTCTGCCAGTCTTCCTATCGCGAAATTCAAGGTGTACGCGATACTTCCTGCCGCCGCAGTTATCAGAAAGAAAGTAATCTTATGTTTCATCTCGAAGAATTTATCGGCATGTTCTTCGACGTTCAGGTTGTGCTCGAATAACTTGTTTCGCGTGTCCTCAGGCGTTGCCGCGTCTCCCTCTTTGACCACAATCGGAGGTATGGAATCTATCGTTAACTTGTAATCGGTAGGCATGATGTGGTTCTCCTCATTCCGGGCAATCGGTTCTTACTACATTCAAGCATAGAAAAGCATTATGCTGCGTTTCTAAAACAGGAATACACTCTCGATTATCGATGGTTCGGTTAGCGAGAACGGTAGTGATAAAGCTATGTGGCTGAATCACGAGGTCGTCCCGTAGCCTCAAGGGCGCATCTTCGGTAAAGATCAGTACCTTCTCCTTGTCAAAGCTGGCGCGTATTCTAGTGCATTGATGGTCAACTGTAGAGTCAGTCGTTGCCACCACGGTTTTACCATCCAAATGTAGTGGGCTCTTGGCGGCAATCCAGAAAATTAGTGCGAGTCCAACGACCCCAAGGGCTACAAGCCCAATGGCCAAATGGACTCTCGGAGGCATACTGATTTTAGGCGGACTGATGATAAGCGCTGCCTTTTGTGGGCTACCCAGCTCGCATTTGCCCACTGGCGCGGCGTTGCTCAGCTCGAGGATGGCGACCTTGTTTTCCCGGGACCTGACTCTATGGAGGATTGAGACGTCGAATGTCTTAGTGGTCTCGAGAGCAGCGAAGCTCAGCGTTCCTGTTGGCAGCGGGGCGTAATCAGTTCCCGCGACTGCTGTCTGATCAGTTATCGTGTAGTCCGCTGTTACGGCCTCAGTCAGGTTTTCTAATCGATTTACAGCAACGGTTACCGTGCTGGCTGCCTTGGTGCTGTAGCGGACGCAATAGTCAGGTGAGCTGAACGCTATTTTGGAAGGAGTTGAAGTCACTGATTCCCTCTAAATGACGAGCAAGCGCCACGGAGACAGCTGGTTGCGGTTGCAAGTCCGCCAAGCCATTCTAGCGAATCCTATTAGTGTCAAGAATCTGACAGGCAACTAGCTTTGCACAAAGGCAGCTAATCTTGAAGTTCCTCTTCCTGTCTAGAAACGCTTTTTGTAGAGCGCAACGACCCAAAGAGCGTCGATCGAAGAGTACAGATGGAGCTCAACTCATGTCAATGAATTCAACATCACGAATTGCTTACCCGCTTTGGGTCAGCGCAAGGTGACATACCTCGGTCGGGCGGCGCATTGAGCGAGCATTCACGCGAATGAACTTCGCCGCGTGATAACGGGTGACAACCAGCCAACAGGCTTTCGCGTCAGGTGTGAAGGTCTGCTTATGACGATCGTGAATCTTTTGAATTTTACATCTCGACCCCTCCTTGTTATTGTCACCTTCTAATAATTGCGTTGGGAATATCTCAAGGATCTTTCGATGAACCTGCTTGCTCGCGCTTACCGTTCTTCACTCGGCAAAAAATACATCATGGCGATCACCGGGTTCCTTCTGTTCTTATTCGTGATCGTTCACATGCTAGGCAATCTTCAGGTCTATCTTGGGCCCGAGCCGATGAATGCTTACGCGGCGCTGCTCAAGTCTAAGCCGGCGCTGCTGTGGACCGCGCGCGTGGGACTGTTCATCACCGGTGTGCTGCATATCTGGTCGGCCCTTCAGCTCGCCGCCGAGAATCGAGCTGCGCGGCCCGAGCCCTATGACGAAGGCAAGCCCATCGCGACTCTTGCATCTCGTACGATACTGGTCAGTGGTTTGATTATCTTCGCCTTCATCATCTATCACCTCATGCATTTCACGCTGGGAGTCACGAATCCCGATTTCATGGAGCTGCACGATCCGTTGGGACAGCATGATGTCTACCGGATGACGGTCGAGGGCTTCCGCAATCCATGGGTTTCCGCTTTCTACATCATTTCGATGGGCCTGCTCTTTTTGCACCTTAGCCACGGTGTATCGAGCCTGTTCCAGTCGCTGGGAATCAGACGCAAGGCGACGGTCGCCGCGTTCAATCGCTTCGCACGGATTTCGGCGATCGTGATTTTCATCGGCAATTGTTCGATTCCCATATCGATTCTCGCGGGAGTCGTGAAGTAAGAGATGGGTTAACCGCAGAAGACCGGGAGACTAACCGCAGAGGACGCGGAGGAGCGCAGAGATACTTCTGAAAAACAATCACTATGAAACTCGATGCCAAAATACCTTCGGGGCCGCTCGCTCAGAAGTGGAGCAAGCATCGCCACGACATCAAGCTGATCAACCCGGCCAACAAGCGGAAGTTTGATGTGATCGTGGTTGGCTCGGGGCTTGCGGGCGGGTCTGCCGCGGCGACGCTGTCGGAACTGGGCTATAAGGTGGAATGCTTTTGCTTTCAGGACAGCCCTCGGCGCGCACACTCGATCGCGGCGCAGGGCGGTATCAACGCCGCGAAGAATTATCAGAACGACGGCGATAGCGTCTACCGCTTGTTCTACGACACGATCAAGGGCGGTGACTTTCGCTCGCGTGAAGCTAACGTCTACCGGCTGGCCGAGGTCAGCGTCAACATCATCGACCAGTGCGTAGCGCAAGGAGTTCCGTTTGCGCGCGAGTACTCCGGCTACCTCGCGAACCGGTCATTTGGTGGAGCTCAGGTTTCGCGTACTTTTTACGCGCGGGGTCAGACGGGCCAGCAGTTGTTGCTTGGCGCTTATCAAGCGCTCGCAAAGCAGATCGAGGCCGGCGGAGTGAAGATGTATCCGCGCACCGAGATGCTCGACCTGGTGCTGATCAACGGACAGGCGAAAGGAATCGTGGTCCGCGATCTGGTGACCGGCGAGATCAGCTCGCACGCGGCGGATGCGGTGGTGCTGGCGACCGGCGGCTACGGCAACGTGTTCTTTCTTTCAACCAACGCCAAGGGCTGCAACGTGACCGCGATCTGGCGCGCCTACAAACGGGGCGCGCTGATGGCCAATCCTTGTTTCACCCAGATTCATCCAACCTGCATTCCGGTAACCGGCGAACATCAATCGAAGCTGACACTAATGTCGGAGTCCCTGCGGAACGATGGCCGCGTGTGGGTGCCGAAGACAAAGGGTGATAACCGCCCGCCTAACGAGATCCCGAAGGAAGAGCGCGACTACTTCCTCGAGCGCAAGTATCCAGCTTACGGGAATCTCGCGCCGCGCGACATATCATCCAGAGCCGCTAAAGAAGTCTGCGACGAAGGCAGAGGAGTGGGGCCGGGCGGCCGAGGTGTGTACCTCGACTTTGCCGACGCGATCGAGCGGCTTGGCCTGAACGTGATTCGCGAGCGCTACGGCAATCTGTTCGAGATGTACGAACGCATAACCGGCGAAGACGCTTACAAGATTCCGATGCGGATCTATCCCGCGAGCCACTACACGATGGGCGGGTTATGGGTCGATTACAACTTGATGAGCAACATCCCCGGCCTTTACGTGATTGGCGAAGCGAACTTCTCAGACCACGGCGCGAATCGGCTCGGGGCAAGCGCGTTGATGCAAGGGCTGGCCGACGGCTACTTCATTTTGCCCTACACAATCGGCGACTACTTTGCGGCTGAACGGCCGGCCAAACCATCAGTCGATGATCCCGAATTCAAAAAGGTCGAATCGGAGGTTGCCGAGCGCACGAAGAAGTTGCTGTCCATTAGGGGCCGCCGAACGGTTACAGAGTTTCATCGAGAGCTCGGAAAGCTGATGTGGGACAAATGCGGGATGGCTCGCAACGAAGCGGGATTGAAAGAGGCTTTAGATACGATTCCGGCGATGAGGCGGGAGTTCTGGGAAGACTTGAACGTGCTTGGCGATGGAAATGAGTTGAACCAGTCGCTCGAGTACGCCGGCCGGGTTGCCGACTTCATGGAGTTCGCTGAGTTGGTTGTCTATGACGCGTTGACCCGTGACGAATCGTCCGGCGCTCACTTTCGCGAGGAGCACCAGACACCGGACGGCGAAGCTAGACGTGACGATGAAAGGTTCTCTTACGTCTCGGCGTGGGAGTATCAAGGCGTGGACCAGCGGCCAATCTTACATAAGGAACCATTGGTTTACGAAGAAGTTCATCTGGCGCAAAGGAGCTACAAGTAGTCTGGCAAATACCCCCGGACGCAGTCGGGGGATTGTTCATACCCGGCCTACTGAAGCGCCGGACTGACGGTTCTCTTGAGAGGCGAGAGGAGGGGGCCGCCCTTCCTGGTAGGTTGAGTATGAACAGACCACCAATTGCGTTGGTGGAATTTCGCCGGAAGTTCCTGGATTCTCGAGAAGGAGTTACGCGTAAGAATGAATCTGACGTTGCGTGTGTGGAGACAAAAGAACTCGACGTCGCAAGGCACGTTTATCGAGTACGAGGCTGATGACATCTCGCCCGACACGTCTTTTCTCGAGATGCTCGACATCGTCAACGAAGGGCTGATCAAACGCGGCGAAGACCCGGTTGCATTTGATCACGATTGCCGCGAGGGCATCTGCGGAACTTGCGGAATGGTCATCAACGGAATCGCTCACGGACCGCTGGGCGCTACTACGACCTGCCAGTTGCACATGCGTCACTTCAAAGATGGTCAGCTAATCACGATCGAGCCGTGGCGCGCGCGGCCCTTTCCAGTCATCAAGGACCTGGTCGTAGACCGCAGCGCTTTTGATCGGGTCATTCAAGCGGGAGGATACATCTCCGCGCGAACCGGTGGCACCCCCGACGGCAACACGATCCAGATATCAAAGCCCGACGCTGATCTTGCGATGGACGCGGCCGCTTGCATCGGATGCGGCGCGTGCGTGGCCGCATGCAAGAACGCTTCGGCGATGCTGTTCGTCGCGGCGAAGGTCTCTCATCTGAACATTCTTCCGCAGGGCAAGCCGGAGAAGGACCGTCGCGTGGTGAACATGGTGAGGGCGATGGATGAGGAAGGCTTCGGCAACTGTACGGTGATGGGTTCGTGTGAAGCCGTGTGCCCGAAAGAGATCAGCCTGGATTTCATCTCGCGCATGAACCGGGACTATCTCGGGGCCCTGTGGCGAAGCAGGTAGTTAGGCCGGCAGATATTCTGGCGGCTGTGCGCCGGGCGCGTTAGAATGGCGCAAAGTTAGTCCAGCTATCAGCCCCGTGATTGGGGCAACGTCTCGCTCCCGTCCGGCATCACCCCAACGCTGAGCCGCACCGCGGCGGCTCACTTACACGAACCGCTCAACAAACTCCGGAGGAAAGTAAATGCGAAAGAAACTAGGCAGTCTCTTGCTGATGCTCTCCCTCTTCGGGCTGGCGATGCCGGTGGCGGCGCTGGCCCAGAACAGAGATGACTACAGAGGAATAATAAGGCGCGACAGGAATGGAGTCCGCATAGGCGATAGCCGAATCGTCCTGTTCGATGGTCCGGGCATTCTGAACTACCATCAGAAGCACAGGTGGATGGAGGGCCCAGGCGGAGCCGCTACGGTCATCGGGATCGGCGCCGGCGCCGGGGCTGCAACAGGCGGCGTGGTCAAAGGCAAGAAGGGCGCGGTCATCGGGGCCGCTATCGGCGCGGGCGCTGCTACGGGTCTCTGGCTGTACAAGAATCGAACCGAGAAACGCCGAATCTTCTGAAGGATCTCACCTTAACGCTTTGTTTGATCGAAGCCGGCATCCCTTGTCCGAACAGATCAAACAACATGGATCCATGTGGCTGAATTGAAGGGGCTGACCATATTGCCACAGGTCAGCCCCTTTTCTTCTTGACCGCCTCTCGCGCTACCTCTTGAGTTTAGAAAAGTTTGGCGATAGCCAACCTCGCCCGCCCGACTGCCAAACCGTGGCGCGCCTGTTGCTGCATCAACCTTGAAAGCCGGAAGCACGAACCTTTAATCAACTAGGAGGAATAAGGATGAAACGCATATTGACGAGTGCAGCTCTGTGCTTAGCACTTGCTTTGAGCCTCGCGGCGCCAGCCTCGCTGGCTTCGCAGAACAAGAACAGCGGCAAGAAAGCCGCCGCAATGAAGACGATGTCGCCACGCGCCGAAGCGCTGAAAAAGTGCAACGACGACTACGCGGCTGCGGTCAAGAAAGCGAATGACGACCACGCCGCGGCGCTCAAGGATGCCAGGGGCAAGAAGGGCAAGGAGCGCGCCGAGGCGATGAAAGCCGCAAACAAGACCAAGACTGATGCCTGGGCTGCAGCCAAGACGGCTAAAGGAGTCTGCGTCAAAGCAGCTCCGAAGAAGTAGGCACTCCTGGGAACGCGCGCATTCTGCCGTGCATGATTCCTGATCGAATCTCTCAAAGCTCGACGACTGGCTCTGCCGGTCGCCGGGCTTATTGTTTTCAGAAAGGAAACCAACGATGAAACAAATTATTTGCGGCGGGGTGCTAAGTATCTTCCTCGCCGTTGCACTCACACCCGCCGCTGCGTTAGGCGACAGAAGCCAGCATCACGCTGCTATGAAGCTGTGCAAACAGAACTACAAGAACGCCATTCGAGGGGCCAAGTATCTGAAGAGCCGGCAGCGAAGAGCCAGGATCGAACAGGCGCGACGGGAACGAGAAGACTGCGAGAGGCTTGCTCCGAAATAGCTCGTCTGGCTACCCCGCGATGATAGCCCGATACACTTCCGGGTCAACGTTGCCGCCGCTGATAACGCAGCACACGCGGCTCTCGCGAAAAAGGTCCGTCCCGGTCAGCAACGCGCCAATCGGCAACGCCCCAGTCGGCTCCGCTTTCAGATTCGCAAGCCCAAATAGCAGCCGCAAGCCTTCCTTGATGTTCTCTTCGGGAACCTCGACTATCGCGGACAACCCTTCTTTCAGCACAGCCCAGTTATGCCCGCCCACGCTCACAGTGCGCGCGCCGTCGGCGATAGTTTGAGGTTCGGTCTCGTTAACGACTATGTGACCCGCGCGAAGCGAGCGGGCCGCGTCATTAGCCATCAGCGGCTCCGCGCCTGCCACCCTAGCGCTGCTGCCTGCGGCGCGAAGCCCGGTGATTATTCCCGACGTGAGCCCTCCGCCTCCGACTGGAGCAATGACGAAATCAAACTCGCGATCGAGCGCTGCAAGCTCGGCTCCGAGGCTCGCGTTGCCTTCGATCACCAGCCGGTCGTCGTAAGCGCTCGCGACGTAGGCATCTGGATTGTCGCCGGCAAGTTCGGCCACTCGACCCGCGCGGCTCTTCTCTCTGACGTCGATCAGGTCAACTAGGCCGCCGTATTCGCGCACTGCATCGATCTTCACTTGAGCCGAGGTCGACGGCATCACGATGGTGCAAGACTTGCCCAGAAGCGAACAGGCATACGCCATGGCTTGTCCGAAGTTGCCAGATGAAGCGGTGATGATCTTGCGCTCAGGAACTTTGGAAGCGAGGTTGTAAGCCGCCCGAAACTTGAAGCTGCCCGTGAACTGAAAGGTCTCGGTCGCAATCGTCAAGTCAACGCCCAGCCGCTTGGATAAGCGCGGCGCTTCGATGATTGTGGTTGGGCGAACAACGTCCTTGAGCCGACTGCTGGAGTTGTCAGACTCGTTCATACGTACAGACTATCAAGCAAGCGGCTCGAGGTGACAAGTAGAGGAGGAACGCGCCGAGCTATTTCTTCACATCCTTCGATGTGATGTCGATGGTGATCATGAAGCCGTTGGTTCCGCTGTACTCGAATGCCTTTGGGCCCACGCGGTAGGCTTCAATCTCGTTGGGCATCAGAACAAACCCGTCATTGCGCGCTGCGCCGAAGTACTTCAGGTTTCGAATCACCACCGGTTCTTCGGTCATGCCTGGGCCGCGATGCAGGACGATTACCCCGCCTTTCCCGCCGTTGAGCTTTGCCTCAGCGCGATCTTTCGAAGCTTGCCAATCTACAGTCGCGTCTTGAGCAGCAACGGTGAATGACTTCCACTTGAGTGGATAGACGTGACTGAGGATTGTTGCGAGGCCGGCTCGCTGCTCCTTGGTGACCGACGGTTCAAACGTTGCTTCGATCCATTCTCCCTGGCCGCCGCCAAAGTCAGCTCCAAGATCACCCGCCAGCCAGAACTTTACTCCATCAAGCTTGACGTTTCCGTAGTTGCCCTTGTTGACCTTGTAGGCAAAATTGGCGCGGCAGTAATGTTCGGCCATTCCGCCGTGACCCTGATGAGCGGCGGGCTTGGTGGCGAAATAGCACTGGCAGAACATCGGGCAGCTACACGCCTCGATGATGGTTGCGTTAAGCGCCCATTCCGGCGCGGCAGGCTTTTGAGCAGCAGCCGTGACGGCACTCACGGCCAGTAGGATGGGGAGAGTCCAATAGAAAAACTTTCGCATTTCGACACCTCCGTTCAAAGATGGTTCGGTAACCCGTGGGACGTATCCTCTTAAGTATCTCGGCATGTATCGCGCGATCTGTTTAGCTGTCGCGAACTCAAAGCCAAGTCATATGGGAACGCAGCGAATGCTGACAGCCATTCTTATACTGCGAACTCTAATGAGAGTCAATCAGGTTCAAGCGCCAACCCCCGCTGATCCATGTAGACCCAATAGACCAGGCGACGACCGCCTCTTCGAATACCGGACGCTCGTCGTACAATAGATCCGAGATGTTCGCTGAAGTCGCGGTTCCAATCTACATCAGGCAGACATTCACATATCGCCTGCCGGGCGATATGGCTGCGCGCGCCGAGATCGGTTGCCGTGTGCTCGTGCCGTTCGGTA contains:
- a CDS encoding succinate dehydrogenase cytochrome b subunit, translated to MNLLARAYRSSLGKKYIMAITGFLLFLFVIVHMLGNLQVYLGPEPMNAYAALLKSKPALLWTARVGLFITGVLHIWSALQLAAENRAARPEPYDEGKPIATLASRTILVSGLIIFAFIIYHLMHFTLGVTNPDFMELHDPLGQHDVYRMTVEGFRNPWVSAFYIISMGLLFLHLSHGVSSLFQSLGIRRKATVAAFNRFARISAIVIFIGNCSIPISILAGVVK
- a CDS encoding threonine/serine dehydratase, whose protein sequence is MNESDNSSSRLKDVVRPTTIIEAPRLSKRLGVDLTIATETFQFTGSFKFRAAYNLASKVPERKIITASSGNFGQAMAYACSLLGKSCTIVMPSTSAQVKIDAVREYGGLVDLIDVREKSRAGRVAELAGDNPDAYVASAYDDRLVIEGNASLGAELAALDREFDFVIAPVGGGGLTSGIITGLRAAGSSARVAGAEPLMANDAARSLRAGHIVVNETEPQTIADGARTVSVGGHNWAVLKEGLSAIVEVPEENIKEGLRLLFGLANLKAEPTGALPIGALLTGTDLFRESRVCCVISGGNVDPEVYRAIIAG
- a CDS encoding succinate dehydrogenase/fumarate reductase iron-sulfur subunit; protein product: MNLTLRVWRQKNSTSQGTFIEYEADDISPDTSFLEMLDIVNEGLIKRGEDPVAFDHDCREGICGTCGMVINGIAHGPLGATTTCQLHMRHFKDGQLITIEPWRARPFPVIKDLVVDRSAFDRVIQAGGYISARTGGTPDGNTIQISKPDADLAMDAAACIGCGACVAACKNASAMLFVAAKVSHLNILPQGKPEKDRRVVNMVRAMDEEGFGNCTVMGSCEAVCPKEISLDFISRMNRDYLGALWRSR
- a CDS encoding DUF1326 domain-containing protein, which translates into the protein MRKFFYWTLPILLAVSAVTAAAQKPAAPEWALNATIIEACSCPMFCQCYFATKPAAHQGHGGMAEHYCRANFAYKVNKGNYGNVKLDGVKFWLAGDLGADFGGGQGEWIEATFEPSVTKEQRAGLATILSHVYPLKWKSFTVAAQDATVDWQASKDRAEAKLNGGKGGVIVLHRGPGMTEEPVVIRNLKYFGAARNDGFVLMPNEIEAYRVGPKAFEYSGTNGFMITIDITSKDVKK
- a CDS encoding fumarate reductase/succinate dehydrogenase flavoprotein subunit, with amino-acid sequence MKLDAKIPSGPLAQKWSKHRHDIKLINPANKRKFDVIVVGSGLAGGSAAATLSELGYKVECFCFQDSPRRAHSIAAQGGINAAKNYQNDGDSVYRLFYDTIKGGDFRSREANVYRLAEVSVNIIDQCVAQGVPFAREYSGYLANRSFGGAQVSRTFYARGQTGQQLLLGAYQALAKQIEAGGVKMYPRTEMLDLVLINGQAKGIVVRDLVTGEISSHAADAVVLATGGYGNVFFLSTNAKGCNVTAIWRAYKRGALMANPCFTQIHPTCIPVTGEHQSKLTLMSESLRNDGRVWVPKTKGDNRPPNEIPKEERDYFLERKYPAYGNLAPRDISSRAAKEVCDEGRGVGPGGRGVYLDFADAIERLGLNVIRERYGNLFEMYERITGEDAYKIPMRIYPASHYTMGGLWVDYNLMSNIPGLYVIGEANFSDHGANRLGASALMQGLADGYFILPYTIGDYFAAERPAKPSVDDPEFKKVESEVAERTKKLLSIRGRRTVTEFHRELGKLMWDKCGMARNEAGLKEALDTIPAMRREFWEDLNVLGDGNELNQSLEYAGRVADFMEFAELVVYDALTRDESSGAHFREEHQTPDGEARRDDERFSYVSAWEYQGVDQRPILHKEPLVYEEVHLAQRSYK
- a CDS encoding Calx-beta domain-containing protein yields the protein MTSTPSKIAFSSPDYCVRYSTKAASTVTVAVNRLENLTEAVTADYTITDQTAVAGTDYAPLPTGTLSFAALETTKTFDVSILHRVRSRENKVAILELSNAAPVGKCELGSPQKAALIISPPKISMPPRVHLAIGLVALGVVGLALIFWIAAKSPLHLDGKTVVATTDSTVDHQCTRIRASFDKEKVLIFTEDAPLRLRDDLVIQPHSFITTVLANRTIDNRECIPVLETQHNAFLCLNVVRTDCPE